One genomic segment of Brassica napus cultivar Da-Ae chromosome A3, Da-Ae, whole genome shotgun sequence includes these proteins:
- the LOC106444302 gene encoding LOB domain-containing protein 38-like, with protein MSCNGCRVLRKGCSETCILRPCIQWIESAEAQGHATVFVAKFFGRAGLMSFISSVPESQCPALFQSLLYEACGRTVNPVNGAVGLLWTGNWSVCQAAVETVLRGGSLKPIPELLTRDGGFPSPTSDEASEICMEMMNDSGDRDVYYHHSRFSSSRSRATASPPKRRRLASEQQQERPSSELDFSLIPTFPVKTTPFKEETRRPETPYSEESVTTAPFLDNIASERFVRGGGETTKLLNLFA; from the exons ATGAGTTGTAATGGTTGTCGTGTTCTCCGGAAAGGTTGCAGCGAGACTTGCATCCTCCGTCCCTGTATCCAGTGGATCGAATCAGCTGAAGCTCAAGGCCACGCCACCGTCTTTGTAGCCAAATTCTTCGGCCGTGCTGGCCTCATGTCGTTCATCTCCTCCGTACCGGAATCTCAGTGCCCTG CTTTGTTTCAGTCTTTGCTCTACGAAGCTTGCGGAAGAACTGTGAATCCGGTGAACGGCGCCGTCGGGTTGCTGTGGACGGGGAACTGGAGTGTCTGTCAAGCGGCGGTTGAGACGGTGCTCCGCGGCGGTTCTTTGAAACCTATCCCTGAGTTGCTTACACGTGACGGCGGATTCCCGTCGCCGACTTCCGACGAAGCATCCGAGATTTGCATGGAGATGATGAATGATTCCGGTGATCGGGATGTCTACTACCACCACTCCAGATTCTCGAGCTCTAGGTCCAGAGCGACGGCTTCTCCGCCCAAACGGAGACGATTAGCGTCAGAGCAACAACAAGAACGACCGTCGTCGGAGCTAGATTTCTCTCTAATCCCTACTTTTCCGGTTAAAACGACACCGTTTAAGGAGGAAACGCGTCGACCAGAAACACCGTACTCGGAGGAATCCGTTACAACGGCGCCGTTTCTGGATAACATCGCCAGTGAACGGTTTGTACGCGGCGGGGGAGAAACGACAAAGTTGCTCAACCTTTTCGCTTGA